A genome region from Pseudomonas sp. S06B 330 includes the following:
- a CDS encoding lysylphosphatidylglycerol synthase domain-containing protein, translated as MAQQRWLRWGKRLFTLLFLLLIPVLLYFLARNLDWNEVKQSLQAYSPASLTVGLGLALCSFMLFSCYDLLGRAYTGHHLPVRQVLPVAFVCYAFNLNFTTWVGGVALRYRLYGRLGLDTATITRIISLGILTNWVGYLALAGTVFALRLVKLPANWAVGTTGLQLIGVLMVLLALTYLLACAFARRRTWRWRDHEITLPSWRLALLQVGMGASNWALMAALIYWLLPDELFYPSILGILLISCVAGVIAHVPAGLGVLETVFLALLHGQLGQGTLVAALLGYRTLYYLIPLLLALVAYLVLEKRAKAMRQQVKTDTGPL; from the coding sequence ATGGCGCAGCAACGCTGGCTTCGCTGGGGTAAGCGGCTATTCACGCTGTTGTTCCTGTTGCTGATCCCCGTGCTGCTCTATTTTCTGGCCCGCAATCTGGACTGGAATGAGGTCAAACAGTCATTGCAAGCCTACAGCCCGGCATCCCTGACGGTGGGCTTGGGTCTGGCGCTGTGCAGTTTCATGCTGTTCAGCTGCTATGACCTGCTTGGGCGCGCCTACACCGGCCACCACCTGCCGGTACGCCAAGTGCTGCCGGTAGCCTTCGTCTGTTATGCCTTTAACCTCAACTTCACCACCTGGGTTGGCGGCGTGGCTTTGCGTTATCGGCTGTATGGCCGCTTGGGGCTGGACACTGCAACCATCACCCGCATCATCAGCCTGGGCATCCTTACCAACTGGGTCGGCTACCTGGCCCTGGCGGGCACCGTGTTTGCCCTGCGCCTGGTCAAATTGCCGGCCAACTGGGCGGTGGGGACTACCGGCCTGCAACTGATCGGCGTATTGATGGTGCTGCTGGCCCTCACTTACTTGCTGGCCTGTGCTTTCGCCCGACGCCGTACCTGGCGCTGGCGCGACCATGAGATCACCTTACCGTCGTGGCGCCTGGCCTTGCTCCAGGTAGGCATGGGCGCGAGCAACTGGGCGTTGATGGCGGCGCTGATCTACTGGCTGCTGCCCGATGAGCTGTTCTACCCCTCGATCCTGGGGATTTTGCTGATCAGTTGCGTGGCCGGGGTGATAGCCCACGTACCCGCCGGCCTGGGTGTACTGGAGACGGTATTCCTGGCCCTGCTGCACGGCCAGCTTGGTCAAGGCACGCTGGTCGCGGCACTGCTGGGCTATCGCACGCTGTACTACCTGATCCCGCTGCTGTTGGCGCTGGTCGCCTATCTGGTTCTGGAGAAACGCGCCAAGGCCATGCGCCAGCAAGTCAAGACAGATACTGGCCCCTTGTAG